Proteins encoded in a region of the Cataglyphis hispanica isolate Lineage 1 chromosome 14, ULB_Chis1_1.0, whole genome shotgun sequence genome:
- the LOC126854630 gene encoding odorant receptor 83a-like — MFEPASLHNSNYEDDIRYTVQVHRLILGLIGMWPIFKKVQLRKRLSKVVLRTVRCFLLSFNLIPWALYMFLILDTFKSRLRMIGGLCFYSMVPAMYCTLMLWENNIRECMKHIEKDWQNVRDANDRRIMLDRAKAGRFILICATIFLFTSGFSYRLIQPIIRGKIVVNENITIRPLVQSNYFVFFDPQRSPAYEIVFSMHLLTGIVIYITMASVCGVTSLFTMHACGQLEMLAAWLEDLLNEDQSKNNYVVAQRLAAIIMHHVRIRRFLHRIQNLVGEMCFIEIVGSTLILCLLGYYVITGWERNDALSSLTYAVMLTSFTFNIFILCYIGEILSSQGSKVYITCCTIDWYWLPSKQARHLILMIAMANYSTKLTAGKVFDLSFSSFGAIVRTALAYLNLLRTVTV, encoded by the exons ATGTTCGAACCCGCGAGTTTACACAATTCTAACTATGAGGATGACATAAGATATACCGTGCAAGTGCACAGGCTGATCTTGGGATTGATCGGCATGTGgccgatttttaaaaaagtccaACTTCGAAAGAGACTTTCGAAGGTAGTCCTCCGGACAGTGCGTTGCTTCCTGCTGTCCTTCAATCTGATACCATGGGCGTTATACATGTTTCTGATCTTGGATACCTTCAAGAGCAGACTGAGAATGATCGGTGGGCTCTGTTTTTACAGTATGGTACCCGCCATGTATTGCACGCTTATGTTATGGGAGAATAATATCAGGGAATGCATGAAACACATAGAGAAGGACTGGCAAAATGTTCGAGACGCGAACGACCGTAGAATTATGCTGGATCGGGCAAAAGCTGGGCGTTTCATTCTGATTTGCGCTACGATATTCCTGTTCACCAGCGGTTTTAGTTACCGTCTGATACAGCCGATAATTCGCGGCAAGATCGTTGTCAATGAGAACATCACTATCAGACCGCTAGTGCAAAGCAATTACTTTGTCTTCTTTGATCCGCAGCGCAGTCCTGCTTACGAGATCGTATTTTCGATGCATTTATTGACCGgtattgtcatatatattactatggCAAGTGTTTGTGGCGTTACCTCGTTGTTTACTATGCACGCTTGCGGACAACTCGAAATGCTGGCCGCTTGGCTGGAAGATCTGTTAAACGAGGATCAGTCGAAGAACAATTATGTCGTTGCTCAAAGATTAGCAGCGATTATCATGCATCATGTAAGGATACGTAG ATTTTTACATCGCATACAAAATCTCGTAGGAGAAATGTGTTTTATCGAGATTGTTGGCAGCACTTTAATATTGTGTCTGCTAGGATATTATGTGATAACG GGATGGGAACGGAACGATGCTCTCTCCTCTCTAACATATGCCGTAATGCTTACATCTTTtacctttaatatttttatattatgttacattGGAGAAATTTTAAGTAGTCAG GGAAGTAAAGTATACATAACTTGCTGCACAATCGATTGGTATTGGCTGCCTAGTAAACAAGCTCGTCATCTTATCCTAATGATTGCCATGGCTAATTATTCTACGAAGCTCACGGCGGGTAAAGTGTTTGATCTTTCATTCAGCAGTTTTGGTGCC attgttAGAACCGCGTTGGCGTATTTAAATTTGCTGCGGACAGTCACTGTATAA
- the LOC126854612 gene encoding odorant receptor 63a-like, whose protein sequence is MYKNPTQNSNVVTTVYDYEKDVQLSIQLNRWILKPIGVWPKSAEISWIEKYVYMLVNVICTSLIGFLFIPCAAYMALEVEDTYNILKLSGPLNFCLMAVIKYSSLIFRENDIRRGIQHIEKDWMNTRYYKDRIIMIRNAKFGRRLVAICAFFMYGGAVFYYLAMPFSNGKVTEDDGNLTYQPLVYPVARVIIDARYSPISEIFFWMQCLSGFIAHSITAGACSVAAVFAMHACGRLEILMQWIEHLVDGREDFRGNLDERVSMIVQQHVRIIHFISLTDKVLREISIVEIVGCTLNMCFLGYYIITEWNIKEPAHYITYIIILISLTFNIFILCYIGELVAEQCRKIGKVSYMIDWYRLPERKALALVLMIAMSNSSVKFTAGNLFDLSLNTFGDVIRTSVAYLNMLRTLTS, encoded by the exons ATGTACAAGAATCCTACGCAGAATTCGAACGTCGTCACGACTGTCTACGATTATGAGAAAGACGTGCAGCTGAGCATTCAGCTGAATCGTTGGATACTGAAGCCGATCGGTGTCTGGCCAAAATCAGCAGAAATCTCTTGGATAGAAAAATACGTTTATATGCTGGTAAACGTGATTTGCACCAGTCTCATTGGTTTCCTGTTCATACCCTGTGCTGCCTATATGGCGCTCGAGGTAGAGGACACTTATAATATCTTGAAGCTCTCCGGACCACTGAATTTCTGTCTGATGGCCGTTATTAAATACTCCTCTCTGATCTTCCGCGAAAATGATATCCGTAGAGGTATCCAGCATATCGAGAAGGATTGGATGAACACACGGTATTACAAAGATCGGATTATCATGATTAGGAACGCAAAGTTCGGCCGTCGTCTCGTGGCGATATGCGCGTTCTTTATGTATGGTGGTGCTGTGTTCTATTACCTCGCCATGCCATTCAGCAATGGTAAGGTCACGGAGGATGACGGAAATTTGACATATCAGCCTCTGGTGTATCCGGTCGCCAGAGTAATCATCGACGCGCGATACAGTCCCATCAGCGAGATCTTCTTCTGGATGCAGTGTTTGTCGGGTTTCATCGCGCATTCCATCACCGCGGGTGCCTGCAGTGTAGCCGCCGTATTCGCGATGCACGCTTGCGGCCGCTTAGAGATTCTAATGCAATGGATCGAGCATTTGGTAGACGGAAGGGAAGACTTTCGCGGCAATTTGGATGAGAGAGTGTCGATGATTGTGCAGCAACACGTTCGGATCATACA TTTTATATCGCTAACGGATAAAGTACTACGTGAAATATCTATCGTCGAAATTGTAGGATGTACGTTAAACATGTGCTTTCttggatattatattatcacg GAATGGAATATTAAAGAGCCTGCacattatataacatacattaTTATCCTCATATCTCttacattcaatattttcatactTTGTTACATTGGCGAACTTGTTGCCGAACAg TGCAGAAAGATCGGCAAAGTTTCATACATGATTGATTGGTATCGTTTACCAGAAAGAAAAGCTCTTGCTCTTGTATTAATGATTGCTATGTCCAATTCGTCTGTCAAATTTACTGCTGGAAATTTATTCGATCTGTCCCTTAATACCTTCGGTGAC GTAATTAGAACCTCGGTCGCCTATTTAAATATGCTACGTACATTAACTTCGTAA
- the LOC126854613 gene encoding odorant receptor 22b-like, protein MSRSFRVSPTHNIAYKQDCEYSIQLNRWFLKPIGAWPGTDMSISIADKLLSRCIQFICHSLIAFTVVPCALYILFEPDVRLKLKAFGPMIHWLMGGANYCSLLFRSYEIRKCVDHMRDDWQVVKRACDREVMLRNAKFGRFVSGFCAVFMQGGVCSYSIITVLTSVIIRIDNVTVTMHQLPCPFYTELVDVRYSPANEIIIGLQLLSTFIVNSITVGACSLAAVFAMHACGQLSILMMRLDELVDETKDKRETTHRKLAAIVEHHLRVLSFVSRIETIMHQICLVELLGCTTDMCMLGYYTITEWELHDTKNLLTYFTIFVAMSCNVFIFCYIAEILTDQCQKIGEMAYMTEWYRLHHKIALDLILIISRSNAVIKITAGKMIQLSIATFGDVIKTAFAYLNILRTVAM, encoded by the exons ATGTCGCGCTCTTTCCGCGTATCTCCTACGCACAACATCGCGTATAAACAGGACTGCGAGTATAGCATTCAGCTGAATCGCTGGTTCCTGAAACCGATCGGCGCTTGGCCCGGGACCGATATGTCGATCAGCATCGCGGACAAATTGCTGTCGCGCTGTATCCAATTCATCTGTCATTCTTTGATTGCCTTTACCGTAGTGCCCTGTGCGCTGTACATCTTATTCGAACCGGACGTGCGTTTGAAACTGAAAGCTTTCGGCCCGATGATACACTGGCTGATGGGCGGCGCGAATTATTGCTCATTGCTGTTTCGTAGCTACGAGATACGCAAGTGCGTGGATCACATGCGCGACGATTGGCAGGTCGTAAAGAGAGCGTGCGATCGCGAAGTGATGCTGAGGAACGCCAAGTTCGGCCGATTTGTGTCCGGTTTTTGTGCAGTCTTCATGCAAGGTGGCGTCTGCTCCTACAGCATCATTACCGTTCTGACATCGGTGATCATTCGTATCGACAATGTCACCGTAACGATGCATCAGCTGCCGTGTCCGTTCTACACGGAGCTAGTGGATGTCAGATACAGTCCGGCGAATGAGATTATAATAGGCCTTCAACTACTGTCGACTTTTATAGTCAACTCCATCACGGTAGGCGCATGCAGCCTCGCCGCAGTTTTTGCTATGCATGCCTGCGGCCAGTTAAGCATTCTGATGATGAGACTAGACGAACTTGTCGATGAGACGAAAGACAAACGTGAGACCACGCATCGGAAACTGGCTGCCATCGTGGAGCATCATTTACGTGTACTAAG TTTTGTATCACGAATAGAAACAATTATGCATCAAATATGTCTCGTCGAGTTATTGGGATGCACGACTGATATGTGCATGCTCGGATATTATACGATCACg GAATGGGAATTGCACGATACGAAAAATTTGCTTACATACTTCACTATATTTGTAGCTATGTCATGcaacgtttttatattttgttacatagCTGAAATCCTTACTGACCAG tgtCAAAAAATAGGCGAAATGGCGTACATGACGGAATGGTATCGGTTGCACCATAAAATTGCGCTTGACTTGATCCTAATAATCTCGAGATCAAATGCCGTCATAAAAATAACTGCCGgaaaaatgatacaattatCTATTGCTACTTTTGGAGAT GTAATAAAAACAGcgtttgcatatttaaatatactcaGAACGGTAGCAATGTAa